A single genomic interval of Juglans regia cultivar Chandler chromosome 1, Walnut 2.0, whole genome shotgun sequence harbors:
- the LOC108980650 gene encoding uncharacterized protein LOC108980650, with amino-acid sequence MAFEIPYDLIRKVQISLRNEANLSSYDPDDPSLPSLPSLQQTLSQLDPSPPYLRCKHCEARLLRGIQSLICVFCGRYQSRDPTPEPLNFRDTFGCRWLLESLDLQGTEMVVPSVGANESNRGQGAQKDEFPLSDLLNLEIKWSVESEKVWTAASSETSIQRSLNLAGVDIDSFFTDGERRAAPSASEEQLAWNKRIGRTESMEFQVRENLSLFENVQPPETATWSTEDVGGDSVSGWEANFQSADSGTTHEETKSLDPFVGSVGDISAHLDSVFGPGKDSVDGKAKDNTVSSASLESGWFQDDLWSNSNAVVTARIEQAEISANTKDSRLEENVNDSSSTSVDWLQADQWHTNSDKAPDNKIINEDDDSFDSWNDFASSTSAHNPSTSSWDQTVSHAAPSVEQTSEINLFVSANNSQELDFGGFLQPGLFSGASSNPNGAPEVNTSQSEASSSDRIAETSSKVGGDDEDVTKGDDVSSARTRSSSSDVESIMSQMKDLSFMLESNLSIPQKRDGSNSFSNGK; translated from the exons ATGGCGTTCGAAATCCCATACGATCTGATCAGGAAGGTCCAGATCTCTCTCCGTAATGAAGCGAATCTCTCTTCCTACGATCCGGACGATCCTTCGCTCCCAAGCCTCCCTTCTCTGCAACAAACCTTATCCCAACTCGATCCCTCGCCGCCTTACCTCCGCTGCAAGCACTGCGAAGCCAGACTCCTCCGAGGCATACAATCCCTGATCTGTGTCTTCTGTGGCCGATACCAGAGCAGGGACCCCACTCCTGAACCCCTCAACTTTCGAGACACGTTTGGATGCCGCTGGTTGCTCGAGTCCTTGGACCTTCAAGGAACG GAGATGGTTGTACCATCTGTTGGAGCAAATGAATCAAACAGAGGACAGGGTGCACAAAAAGATGAGTTTCCCTTGTCAGATTTGttgaatttagaaataaaatggtCTGTCGAATCTGAGAAAGTTTGGACTGCTGCCTCGAGTGAGACATCCATTCAAAGGTCCTTAAATTTGGCTGGCGTCGATATTGACAGCTTTTTTACTGATGGCGAGAGACGTGCCGCACCAAGTGCATCTGAAGAGCAGCTAGCCTGGAACAAACGAATTGGTAGGACAGAGAGCATGGAGTTCCAAGTTCGGGAAAATCTTAGTTTGTTTGAGAATGTTCAGCCTCCTGAGACAGCTACGTGGTCTACTGAAGATGTGGGTGGCGACTCTGTTTCTGGTTGGGAGGCAAACTTCCAGTCTGCTGATTCAGGGACAACTCATGAAGAGACCAAATCACTGGACCCTTTTGTGGGTTCTGTGGGTGATATTTCTGCTCATTTGGACTCAGTTTTTGGGCCTGGAAAAGATTCTGTTGATGGAAAAGCAAAAGACAATACTGTTTCATCAGCGTCCCTGGAGAGTGGCTGGTTTCAAGATGATCTATGGAGTAATTCCAATGCCGTAGTAACTGCACGGATAGAGCAGGCTGAAATAAGTGCAAACACTAAGGATAGCAGATTAGAGGAGAATGTGAATGATTCGTCTTCCACCAGTGTTGATTGGCTACAAGCTGATCAATGGCATACCAACAGTGACAAGGCACCTGATAATAAGATAAtcaatgaagatgatgattcatTTGATTCATGGAATGATTTTGCAAGCTCTACTAGTGCACACAATCCTTCTACTAGTTCTTGGGATCAAACTGTTAGTCATGCAGCACCTTCTGTAGAACAAACTTCagaaataaatttgtttgtctcaGCAAACAACTCGCAAGAATTAGATTTTGGTGGCTTTTTGCAACCGGGTTTATTCTCCGGAGCTTCTAGCAATCCAAATGGAGCTCCAGAAGTAAACACTAGTCAATCAGAGGCATCTAGTTCAGACAG GATAGCCGAGACAAGTTCAAAAGTAGGaggtgatgatgaagatgttacaAAAGGTGACGATGTCTCCAGTGCAAGAACCCGGTCAAGCTCCAGTGATGTGGAGTCAATAATGTCACAAATGAAGGATCTCTCGTTTATGCTTGAGAGCAATCTCTCAATTCCCCAGAAGCGGGATGGAAGCAATTCATTTTCTAATGGTAAGTGA
- the LOC108980648 gene encoding condensin complex subunit 2 isoform X3, which yields MAETLSPNPKQRLLSSAVPRIQSPISPFFLGSNDDQLERAQARAARAAKVRRKSIAPPRLCDGDPEPDPCLGKQQILDLFRNCIKLASENKINQKNTWELNLIDHLTEIIKVEEEDDAETNFQKASCTLEAGVKIYSLRVDSVHSEAYKVLGGMNRAGQENEQASDTTLEDANADSGQEGGPSKKEMERKLSPLSTLESSFEALNVKKFDVAFAVDPLYHQTSAQFDEGGAKGLLMNNLGVYGGCRMLFDSLEIPRKCMTCENQHDKSETIDLSFAKDYVEQMVLNVRLKNEISPTLRDIVNQFDENNRRPLDFYSSGQKSAEKVGAAYENEVDLDGDAVENCGAWNFDHDDQTSVLDDPICADSTYASYHEENEPFSFHESGSDDRVEKIDGYLFSNLGFTKQNAWAGPDHWKYQKAKGSEDDPATKNVSPVTTKRPRNKKQTEVDIDFTKALDEDLSDVFAPPKNPKSLLLPANRAPCNTKLPEDCHYQPEDLVKLFLLPNVKCLRVRRRKCSDELRQQSDDYGPLPSWDDASVFGGQYDNGSDHSDVEDSSALVSQPRQVNKIEVKYDKTSKQVDVQALKETLWDHIHESSAVSPQEEAVSFRQILASFPNDCRAAGTINEISPHLCFICLLHLANEHGLSIHGRTSLDDLSIHFPISE from the exons ATGGCCGAAACCCTAAGCCCGAACCCGAAGCAGAGGCTCCTCTCCTCGGCGGTCCCGCGGATCCAATCTCCGATCAGCCCATTCTTCCTGGGCTCCAACGACGATCAGCTCGAGCGCGCCCAGGCCCGCGCCGCTCGTGCCGCCAAGGTCCGCCGCAAGTCCATTGCACCCCCCCGACTTTGCGACGGAGATCCTGAGCCCGACCCTTGCCTCGGCAAGCAGCAGATCCTCGATCTCTTCCGCAATTGCATCAAACTCGCCAGCGAAAAT AAAATTAATCAAAAGAACACGTGGGAGCTAAATTTGATAGACCATTTAACAGAGATTATAAAGGTCGAGGAAGAAGACGATGCGGAGACGAATTTCCAAAAG GCAAGTTGCACTCTTGAAGCTGGAGTTAAGATTTACTCTTTGAGAGTGGATTCAGTGCATTCAGAGGCTTATAAGGTCCTTGGTGGGATGAACAGAGCAGGTCAAGAAAATGAACAAG CGTCAGATACTACTTTGGAGGATGCCAACGCTGACAGTGGACAAGAGGGAGGTCCTTCCAAAAAGGAGATGGAGAGAAAG TTGTCGCCTTTATCAACACTGGAATCCTCTTTTGAGGCTCTTAACGTAAAGAAGTTTGATG TTGCATTTGCAGTGGATCCACTTTATCATCAGACATCTGCACAATTCGATGAAGGAGGAGCCAAGGGTCTTTTAATGAATAACCTTGGGGTATATGGTGGATGCAGAATGCTCTTTGATTCACTGGAAATACCGAGGAAGTGCATGACATGTGAAAATCAGCATGATAAATCAGAAACAATTGATCTTTCTTTTGCCAAAG ACTATGTTGAACAGATGGTGCTGAACGTGCGGCTGAAGAATGAAATTTCTCCAACTCTAAGAGATATAGTCaatcaatttgatgaaaataatagaaGACCATTGGATTTTTATTCTTCTGGCCAAAAATCAGCAGAGAAAGTTGGTGCAGCTTATGAGAATGAGGTTGATTTGGATGGTGATGCAGTTGAGAACTGTGGGGCCTGGAATTTTGATCATGATGACCAAACAAGTGTGCTTGATGACCCCATTTGTGCAGATTCAACTTACGCAAGTTATCATGAG GAAAATGAACCATTTTCTTTCCATGAATCTGGTAGTGATGACAGAGTTGAGAAAATTGATGGTTATCTGTTCTCAAATCTGGGGTTTACCAAACAAAATGCTTGGGCAGGTCCTGACCATTGGAAGTATCAGAAAGCTAAAG GTTCAGAGGATGATCCAGCTACAAAAAATGTGTCACCAGTGACAACAAAGCGACCGAGAAATAAGAAACAAACAGAAGTTGATATTGATTTCACAAAAGCGTTGGACGAAGATTTATCAGATGTCTTTGCTCCTCCAAAAAATCCCAAGTCGTTACTGTTGCCAGCAAATAGAGCACCTTGTAATACAAAACTTCCTGAAGATTGTCATTATCAACCAGAAGATCTTGTTAAATTATTTCTCCTCCCTAATGTAAAG TGCCTTCGGGTGCGGAGAAGAAAATGCTCAG atgaacTGAGGCAGCAATCGGATGACTATGGGCCGCTGCCATCCTGGGACGATGCGAGTGTTTTTGGTGGGCAATATGACAATGGAAGTGACCATAGTGATGTAGAGGACTCCAGTGCACTTGTTTCTCAACCTCGCCAG GTCAATAAAATTGAAGTAAAGTATGACAAAACTTCTAAGCAAGTTGATGTCCAAGCATTGAAAGAAACTCTTTGGGACCATATACACGAATCTTCTGCAGTATCTCCTCAG GAAGAAGCGGTGTCGTTCAGGCAAATCTTGGCCAGTTTTCCTAATGACTGCAGAGCTGCTGGAACTATAAATGAGATCTCCCCACATCTGTGTTTTATATGCCTACTACATTTAGCTAATGAGCATGGGTTGAGCATTCATGGACGTACCAGTTTGGATGATCTCAGCATTCACTTTCCTATTAGTGAGTGA
- the LOC108980648 gene encoding condensin complex subunit 2 isoform X1, with protein sequence MAETLSPNPKQRLLSSAVPRIQSPISPFFLGSNDDQLERAQARAARAAKVRRKSIAPPRLCDGDPEPDPCLGKQQILDLFRNCIKLASENKINQKNTWELNLIDHLTEIIKVEEEDDAETNFQKASCTLEAGVKIYSLRVDSVHSEAYKVLGGMNRAGQENEQASDTTLEDANADSGQEGGPSKKEMERKLSPLSTLESSFEALNVKKFDVAFAVDPLYHQTSAQFDEGGAKGLLMNNLGVYGGCRMLFDSLEIPRKCMTCENQHDKSETIDLSFAKDYVEQMVLNVRLKNEISPTLRDIVNQFDENNRRPLDFYSSGQKSAEKVGAAYENEVDLDGDAVENCGAWNFDHDDQTSVLDDPICADSTYASYHEENEPFSFHESGSDDRVEKIDGYLFSNLGFTKQNAWAGPDHWKYQKAKGSEDDPATKNVSPVTTKRPRNKKQTEVDIDFTKALDEDLSDVFAPPKNPKSLLLPANRAPCNTKLPEDCHYQPEDLVKLFLLPNVKCLRVRRRKCSDELRQQSDDYGPLPSWDDASVFGGQYDNGSDHSDVEDSSALVSQPRQVNKIEVKYDKTSKQVDVQALKETLWDHIHESSAVSPQDQEEAVSFRQILASFPNDCRAAGTINEISPHLCFICLLHLANEHGLSIHGRTSLDDLSIHFPISE encoded by the exons ATGGCCGAAACCCTAAGCCCGAACCCGAAGCAGAGGCTCCTCTCCTCGGCGGTCCCGCGGATCCAATCTCCGATCAGCCCATTCTTCCTGGGCTCCAACGACGATCAGCTCGAGCGCGCCCAGGCCCGCGCCGCTCGTGCCGCCAAGGTCCGCCGCAAGTCCATTGCACCCCCCCGACTTTGCGACGGAGATCCTGAGCCCGACCCTTGCCTCGGCAAGCAGCAGATCCTCGATCTCTTCCGCAATTGCATCAAACTCGCCAGCGAAAAT AAAATTAATCAAAAGAACACGTGGGAGCTAAATTTGATAGACCATTTAACAGAGATTATAAAGGTCGAGGAAGAAGACGATGCGGAGACGAATTTCCAAAAG GCAAGTTGCACTCTTGAAGCTGGAGTTAAGATTTACTCTTTGAGAGTGGATTCAGTGCATTCAGAGGCTTATAAGGTCCTTGGTGGGATGAACAGAGCAGGTCAAGAAAATGAACAAG CGTCAGATACTACTTTGGAGGATGCCAACGCTGACAGTGGACAAGAGGGAGGTCCTTCCAAAAAGGAGATGGAGAGAAAG TTGTCGCCTTTATCAACACTGGAATCCTCTTTTGAGGCTCTTAACGTAAAGAAGTTTGATG TTGCATTTGCAGTGGATCCACTTTATCATCAGACATCTGCACAATTCGATGAAGGAGGAGCCAAGGGTCTTTTAATGAATAACCTTGGGGTATATGGTGGATGCAGAATGCTCTTTGATTCACTGGAAATACCGAGGAAGTGCATGACATGTGAAAATCAGCATGATAAATCAGAAACAATTGATCTTTCTTTTGCCAAAG ACTATGTTGAACAGATGGTGCTGAACGTGCGGCTGAAGAATGAAATTTCTCCAACTCTAAGAGATATAGTCaatcaatttgatgaaaataatagaaGACCATTGGATTTTTATTCTTCTGGCCAAAAATCAGCAGAGAAAGTTGGTGCAGCTTATGAGAATGAGGTTGATTTGGATGGTGATGCAGTTGAGAACTGTGGGGCCTGGAATTTTGATCATGATGACCAAACAAGTGTGCTTGATGACCCCATTTGTGCAGATTCAACTTACGCAAGTTATCATGAG GAAAATGAACCATTTTCTTTCCATGAATCTGGTAGTGATGACAGAGTTGAGAAAATTGATGGTTATCTGTTCTCAAATCTGGGGTTTACCAAACAAAATGCTTGGGCAGGTCCTGACCATTGGAAGTATCAGAAAGCTAAAG GTTCAGAGGATGATCCAGCTACAAAAAATGTGTCACCAGTGACAACAAAGCGACCGAGAAATAAGAAACAAACAGAAGTTGATATTGATTTCACAAAAGCGTTGGACGAAGATTTATCAGATGTCTTTGCTCCTCCAAAAAATCCCAAGTCGTTACTGTTGCCAGCAAATAGAGCACCTTGTAATACAAAACTTCCTGAAGATTGTCATTATCAACCAGAAGATCTTGTTAAATTATTTCTCCTCCCTAATGTAAAG TGCCTTCGGGTGCGGAGAAGAAAATGCTCAG atgaacTGAGGCAGCAATCGGATGACTATGGGCCGCTGCCATCCTGGGACGATGCGAGTGTTTTTGGTGGGCAATATGACAATGGAAGTGACCATAGTGATGTAGAGGACTCCAGTGCACTTGTTTCTCAACCTCGCCAG GTCAATAAAATTGAAGTAAAGTATGACAAAACTTCTAAGCAAGTTGATGTCCAAGCATTGAAAGAAACTCTTTGGGACCATATACACGAATCTTCTGCAGTATCTCCTCAG GATCAGGAAGAAGCGGTGTCGTTCAGGCAAATCTTGGCCAGTTTTCCTAATGACTGCAGAGCTGCTGGAACTATAAATGAGATCTCCCCACATCTGTGTTTTATATGCCTACTACATTTAGCTAATGAGCATGGGTTGAGCATTCATGGACGTACCAGTTTGGATGATCTCAGCATTCACTTTCCTATTAGTGAGTGA
- the LOC108980649 gene encoding uncharacterized protein LOC108980649, translating into MNNPMVLKVGLVVVGLCIGGYILGPPLYWHFMEGLAAVSHSSSSNSCPPCQCDCSSQPLLSIPQGLSNTSFADCVKHDPEVSEDTEKNFAELLTEELKLREAEALENQRHADMALLEAKKITSQYQKEADKCSSGMETCEEAREKSELTLVAQKKLTAMWELRARQRGWKEDIANSRTQNQGSVLTV; encoded by the exons ATGAATAATCCGATGGTATTAAAGGTGGGATTGGTGGTGGTGGGGCTGTGCATTGGGGGTTACATACTTGGGCCACCCCTCTACTGGCACTTCATGGAGGGCTTAGCCGCTGTCAGCCACTCCTCCTCCTCTAATTCCTGTCCTCCCTGCCAATGCGACTGTTCCTCTCAGCCACTGCTCTCCATTCCCCAAG GATTGAGCAATACTTCCTTTGCAG ATTGTGTAAAGCATGACCCAGAGGTGAGTGAAGACACAGAAAAGAATTTTGCAGAGCTATTGACAGAGGAGCTGAAGCTGCGGGAAGCTGAGGCTTTGGAAAATCAGCGGCATGCTGACATGGCTCTGCTCGAGGCAAAGAAGATTACATCCCAGTATCAAAAGGAAGCAGATAAGTGTAGTTCCGGCATGGAAACATGCGAGGAAGCGAGGGAGAAATCTGAATTAACATTAGTGGCCCAAAAGAAACTGACAGCTATGTGGGAGCTGAGAGCTCGTCAGAGAGGATGGAAAGAAGATATTGCCAACTCTCGTACCCAAAATCAGGGAAGTGTCCTGACTGTGTAA
- the LOC108980648 gene encoding condensin complex subunit 2 isoform X2, protein MAETLSPNPKQRLLSSAVPRIQSPISPFFLGSNDDQLERAQARAARAAKVRRKSIAPPRLCDGDPEPDPCLGKQQILDLFRNCIKLASENKINQKNTWELNLIDHLTEIIKVEEEDDAETNFQKASCTLEAGVKIYSLRVDSVHSEAYKVLGGMNRAGQENEQDTTLEDANADSGQEGGPSKKEMERKLSPLSTLESSFEALNVKKFDVAFAVDPLYHQTSAQFDEGGAKGLLMNNLGVYGGCRMLFDSLEIPRKCMTCENQHDKSETIDLSFAKDYVEQMVLNVRLKNEISPTLRDIVNQFDENNRRPLDFYSSGQKSAEKVGAAYENEVDLDGDAVENCGAWNFDHDDQTSVLDDPICADSTYASYHEENEPFSFHESGSDDRVEKIDGYLFSNLGFTKQNAWAGPDHWKYQKAKGSEDDPATKNVSPVTTKRPRNKKQTEVDIDFTKALDEDLSDVFAPPKNPKSLLLPANRAPCNTKLPEDCHYQPEDLVKLFLLPNVKCLRVRRRKCSDELRQQSDDYGPLPSWDDASVFGGQYDNGSDHSDVEDSSALVSQPRQVNKIEVKYDKTSKQVDVQALKETLWDHIHESSAVSPQDQEEAVSFRQILASFPNDCRAAGTINEISPHLCFICLLHLANEHGLSIHGRTSLDDLSIHFPISE, encoded by the exons ATGGCCGAAACCCTAAGCCCGAACCCGAAGCAGAGGCTCCTCTCCTCGGCGGTCCCGCGGATCCAATCTCCGATCAGCCCATTCTTCCTGGGCTCCAACGACGATCAGCTCGAGCGCGCCCAGGCCCGCGCCGCTCGTGCCGCCAAGGTCCGCCGCAAGTCCATTGCACCCCCCCGACTTTGCGACGGAGATCCTGAGCCCGACCCTTGCCTCGGCAAGCAGCAGATCCTCGATCTCTTCCGCAATTGCATCAAACTCGCCAGCGAAAAT AAAATTAATCAAAAGAACACGTGGGAGCTAAATTTGATAGACCATTTAACAGAGATTATAAAGGTCGAGGAAGAAGACGATGCGGAGACGAATTTCCAAAAG GCAAGTTGCACTCTTGAAGCTGGAGTTAAGATTTACTCTTTGAGAGTGGATTCAGTGCATTCAGAGGCTTATAAGGTCCTTGGTGGGATGAACAGAGCAGGTCAAGAAAATGAACAAG ATACTACTTTGGAGGATGCCAACGCTGACAGTGGACAAGAGGGAGGTCCTTCCAAAAAGGAGATGGAGAGAAAG TTGTCGCCTTTATCAACACTGGAATCCTCTTTTGAGGCTCTTAACGTAAAGAAGTTTGATG TTGCATTTGCAGTGGATCCACTTTATCATCAGACATCTGCACAATTCGATGAAGGAGGAGCCAAGGGTCTTTTAATGAATAACCTTGGGGTATATGGTGGATGCAGAATGCTCTTTGATTCACTGGAAATACCGAGGAAGTGCATGACATGTGAAAATCAGCATGATAAATCAGAAACAATTGATCTTTCTTTTGCCAAAG ACTATGTTGAACAGATGGTGCTGAACGTGCGGCTGAAGAATGAAATTTCTCCAACTCTAAGAGATATAGTCaatcaatttgatgaaaataatagaaGACCATTGGATTTTTATTCTTCTGGCCAAAAATCAGCAGAGAAAGTTGGTGCAGCTTATGAGAATGAGGTTGATTTGGATGGTGATGCAGTTGAGAACTGTGGGGCCTGGAATTTTGATCATGATGACCAAACAAGTGTGCTTGATGACCCCATTTGTGCAGATTCAACTTACGCAAGTTATCATGAG GAAAATGAACCATTTTCTTTCCATGAATCTGGTAGTGATGACAGAGTTGAGAAAATTGATGGTTATCTGTTCTCAAATCTGGGGTTTACCAAACAAAATGCTTGGGCAGGTCCTGACCATTGGAAGTATCAGAAAGCTAAAG GTTCAGAGGATGATCCAGCTACAAAAAATGTGTCACCAGTGACAACAAAGCGACCGAGAAATAAGAAACAAACAGAAGTTGATATTGATTTCACAAAAGCGTTGGACGAAGATTTATCAGATGTCTTTGCTCCTCCAAAAAATCCCAAGTCGTTACTGTTGCCAGCAAATAGAGCACCTTGTAATACAAAACTTCCTGAAGATTGTCATTATCAACCAGAAGATCTTGTTAAATTATTTCTCCTCCCTAATGTAAAG TGCCTTCGGGTGCGGAGAAGAAAATGCTCAG atgaacTGAGGCAGCAATCGGATGACTATGGGCCGCTGCCATCCTGGGACGATGCGAGTGTTTTTGGTGGGCAATATGACAATGGAAGTGACCATAGTGATGTAGAGGACTCCAGTGCACTTGTTTCTCAACCTCGCCAG GTCAATAAAATTGAAGTAAAGTATGACAAAACTTCTAAGCAAGTTGATGTCCAAGCATTGAAAGAAACTCTTTGGGACCATATACACGAATCTTCTGCAGTATCTCCTCAG GATCAGGAAGAAGCGGTGTCGTTCAGGCAAATCTTGGCCAGTTTTCCTAATGACTGCAGAGCTGCTGGAACTATAAATGAGATCTCCCCACATCTGTGTTTTATATGCCTACTACATTTAGCTAATGAGCATGGGTTGAGCATTCATGGACGTACCAGTTTGGATGATCTCAGCATTCACTTTCCTATTAGTGAGTGA